From a single Sporosarcina oncorhynchi genomic region:
- a CDS encoding GGDEF domain-containing protein: MNYIRVKLTVVLLVFSLLLSLVIAVVDYDKLRETVLQSQATEIHFAEDKIIHNLSTIDKVYNLFDVEMAEKMKTISMELLVKYEREPDFGSWDFDVLKEEYDMDIFILDETNTVIYSSFEEDIGLDFKACCSGFSKLLDQRRKEGEFTHDGLDLQSKTGEFKKFSYMPTPDQHYLIELAVLLEDKEIYKQFNFMDTIESLLQEYDIIEAIDVYNSGGNLLGVKTKGFKMNMINERFLDVFEQVRKKGETEEVFVSENGEKLTYRFIPYQADEMRGYSTKRVVAIAYNNDIVAGMLSEYKNQFFRQLIVILIGVIALSFIIARIVSKPIHLAFHDSLTGLSNRAAFEDERQKRVHRNKKHALMMIDLDDFKSINDQLGHVEGDKILKVFASTIKDIISPGHLAARVGGDEFLVLLDTDETENIEKNAKLLIKKFNNRMDEYSFDKGMRTSISIGIASSLEKEPFDELYTRADQALYKSKMNGKNQYSISE; the protein is encoded by the coding sequence TTTGCAGAAGATAAAATCATACATAATTTGTCCACCATCGATAAAGTGTACAACCTATTTGACGTTGAAATGGCTGAAAAAATGAAAACTATTTCGATGGAGCTATTAGTGAAATATGAAAGAGAACCGGATTTTGGTAGTTGGGATTTTGATGTTTTGAAGGAAGAATACGATATGGATATTTTTATTCTGGACGAGACGAATACAGTGATTTACAGTAGTTTCGAAGAAGATATCGGACTTGATTTCAAAGCTTGTTGCAGCGGATTTTCAAAATTACTCGATCAGCGTAGAAAAGAAGGGGAGTTCACTCATGATGGACTGGATTTGCAATCCAAAACGGGTGAGTTTAAGAAGTTCAGTTATATGCCGACGCCTGATCAACACTATTTAATTGAATTAGCTGTTCTTTTAGAAGACAAGGAAATTTATAAGCAATTCAACTTTATGGACACAATTGAATCATTGCTGCAAGAATACGACATTATCGAAGCAATCGATGTCTATAATTCGGGGGGCAATTTGTTAGGCGTCAAGACAAAAGGTTTTAAAATGAATATGATTAATGAACGCTTTTTGGATGTATTCGAACAGGTAAGAAAAAAAGGTGAGACCGAAGAAGTGTTCGTGTCTGAAAATGGTGAGAAATTGACCTATCGTTTCATCCCCTATCAGGCAGATGAAATGAGAGGTTATTCAACAAAGAGGGTTGTGGCAATCGCCTATAATAATGATATTGTTGCTGGGATGCTATCGGAATACAAAAATCAGTTTTTCCGTCAGCTTATCGTTATTCTTATTGGTGTAATCGCACTATCTTTCATCATCGCACGGATTGTATCTAAGCCAATCCATTTAGCATTCCATGATAGCTTAACCGGTTTGAGCAATCGAGCGGCTTTTGAAGATGAACGACAGAAAAGGGTTCATCGCAATAAAAAGCACGCGTTAATGATGATTGACCTGGATGATTTCAAATCGATTAATGACCAACTTGGCCATGTTGAAGGGGACAAAATTTTGAAAGTCTTTGCTTCAACAATAAAGGATATTATCAGTCCCGGTCATTTGGCTGCCCGTGTTGGTGGCGATGAATTCCTCGTTCTCTTGGATACCGATGAAACCGAAAACATAGAAAAAAATGCAAAATTACTAATAAAGAAGTTTAATAATAGAATGGACGAGTATAGCTTTGACAAAGGAATGCGGACATCGATCAGTATCGGTATTGCTTCCTCTTTAGAGAAGGAGCCATTTGATGAATTGTACACAAGAGCGGATCAAGCATTATACAAATCAAAGATGAACGGCAAAAATCAATACAGCATTTCAGAATAA
- a CDS encoding DUF6509 family protein: MEIIEYSVVEMTDPTGILTGKRYEFRLYVKFDEEDELYTEEGTGIRAIYVVDGDNEKVASYHLFDRSTESRLDFALDEDEEAALAAFCKEELPV, encoded by the coding sequence ATGGAGATTATAGAATATAGTGTTGTTGAAATGACCGATCCTACGGGAATCTTAACAGGTAAGCGGTATGAATTCCGTCTCTACGTGAAGTTTGACGAAGAGGATGAGTTGTATACGGAAGAGGGAACTGGCATCCGTGCCATATATGTCGTGGACGGCGATAATGAAAAAGTGGCTTCTTATCATTTATTTGACCGCAGTACTGAGAGTCGTCTCGATTTTGCGCTTGATGAAGATGAAGAGGCGGCACTTGCTGCCTTCTGTAAAGAGGAATTACCGGTGTAA
- a CDS encoding rhodanese-related sulfurtransferase, protein METGAYRILLYYKYVHIEDPETFAAEHLAFCKELGLKGRILIGEEGINGTCSGTVEQTNAYMEMMHSDERFKDLWFKIDEADGHAFKKMHVRHRDEIVNLNLEDDINPLELTGEYLKPEEFFKQMQDENTVVFDTRNDYEYDLGHFRGAIRPDIENFRDLPEWVRDNKELFEGKKVLAYCTGGIRCEKFTGWMKREGFDDVAHLEGGIVTYGKDPVAKGQLWDGQCYVFDERIAVPVNQVEHVIVGRDHFDGTPCERYVNCANPECNAKILCSEENEHLYMRSCSDECRVHPRNRYFTENSLTVEEFDERLAKIEEVRSETAVTN, encoded by the coding sequence ATGGAAACAGGAGCATATCGGATATTGTTGTACTATAAATACGTACACATTGAAGATCCGGAAACGTTTGCTGCCGAACATTTGGCATTTTGTAAGGAACTAGGATTGAAAGGTCGAATTCTTATCGGTGAAGAAGGCATTAATGGTACATGTTCAGGCACAGTCGAACAGACGAATGCTTACATGGAAATGATGCATAGCGACGAGAGATTCAAAGATCTTTGGTTTAAGATTGATGAAGCGGATGGACACGCATTCAAGAAAATGCATGTGCGTCATCGCGATGAAATCGTGAACTTGAACCTCGAAGATGATATTAACCCGTTGGAATTGACTGGTGAATATTTAAAACCTGAAGAATTTTTCAAACAGATGCAAGACGAGAACACAGTTGTGTTCGACACGAGAAATGATTATGAGTATGATCTTGGTCATTTCAGAGGTGCAATCCGACCAGATATTGAGAATTTCCGGGATCTTCCTGAATGGGTCAGGGACAACAAAGAACTTTTCGAAGGTAAAAAAGTTCTTGCATATTGCACGGGCGGCATCAGATGTGAGAAGTTCACAGGTTGGATGAAGCGAGAAGGATTTGACGACGTTGCACATCTTGAAGGTGGAATTGTCACGTATGGTAAAGATCCGGTAGCAAAAGGTCAGCTATGGGATGGTCAGTGTTATGTATTCGACGAAAGGATTGCGGTGCCTGTGAATCAGGTGGAGCATGTTATAGTCGGCCGTGATCATTTTGACGGAACACCTTGCGAACGCTATGTGAATTGTGCAAATCCTGAATGTAATGCTAAAATCCTTTGCTCTGAAGAGAATGAACATTTATATATGAGAAGTTGCTCAGATGAATGTCGGGTGCATCCTCGCAACCGTTATTTCACAGAGAATTCCTTGACGGTCGAAGAGTTTGACGAACGTCTTGCGAAAATTGAAGAGGTACGCAGTGAAACAGCTGTAACAAACTAA
- a CDS encoding methyl-accepting chemotaxis protein, which translates to MRLSVTKKIWTGFSILLAIMLIMGGSSYFATKKLNDEYAMLLDDRAHKVNLSDELISAQKERYIAISSYVLFKTQEFVAQRDESSAQATELIDRLDDSFTSSANKEIVDEISVLHVEFSELVDELSYSLMRANDTQNRNLLREANLVNLQIMEKATELKDRQYKEMKQSRDEIADLTNFIHILTLLFIATAIIISLIVAAKISRSIGAPVRTITQAMERIADGDLTVEHVTIKNKDEIGLMANAFNQMSDDLRSLLEQIRFSSHQLAAQAEQLSASSEESLASSEMVASSSQKNMQDSEDQSELVEETVTSVSRLTLDVNQIAASNTNMLEAMRTVIAHVSTGSSTVEELSGQMTHTDTIIQEAAVIIQSMAKQSNEIQQVTSLITAISEQTNLLALNAAIEAARAGEHGKGFAVVAEEVRNLAEQSKSSAAEIGHMIHSIQEATKLAVQAIDSGSVSMKDGLTATAESKQTFIEIEHSVQAVNDNVVTVTEAIEQIRTMTETISQSAVQVRKLAESTAFTAQETSAATEEQLAVNEEISTSSQTLAGLAENLQKEVNRFTF; encoded by the coding sequence ATGAGGTTATCTGTAACAAAAAAGATTTGGACAGGGTTTTCTATCCTTTTAGCGATTATGCTAATAATGGGGGGGTCTTCCTACTTCGCCACGAAAAAATTGAACGATGAGTATGCTATGTTGCTCGATGACCGGGCACATAAGGTCAATTTGTCTGATGAATTGATTAGTGCTCAAAAAGAAAGATACATCGCAATAAGCAGTTATGTTCTTTTCAAGACGCAGGAATTCGTTGCGCAACGTGATGAATCTTCTGCGCAGGCTACAGAGCTTATTGACCGCCTTGATGATTCCTTCACAAGTTCTGCGAACAAGGAAATTGTCGACGAAATCAGCGTGTTGCATGTAGAGTTCAGTGAACTTGTAGATGAACTCAGTTACAGTCTCATGCGAGCAAATGATACACAGAACCGCAATCTTTTAAGAGAAGCAAATCTTGTCAATCTTCAAATCATGGAAAAAGCGACCGAATTGAAAGATCGGCAATACAAAGAGATGAAGCAATCACGGGATGAAATCGCAGATTTGACGAACTTCATTCATATACTTACTTTACTATTCATTGCAACTGCAATTATCATCTCTCTCATTGTTGCAGCTAAGATTAGCAGAAGTATCGGAGCACCGGTCAGAACGATAACTCAAGCAATGGAACGTATTGCTGACGGTGATCTGACTGTCGAACACGTTACAATCAAAAACAAAGATGAAATCGGTTTGATGGCCAATGCTTTCAATCAGATGAGCGACGATTTAAGAAGTCTGCTTGAACAAATTCGCTTTTCTTCGCATCAGCTTGCAGCACAGGCCGAACAACTATCGGCAAGTTCCGAAGAAAGTCTTGCTTCTTCAGAAATGGTAGCATCCTCTTCACAGAAAAATATGCAGGACAGTGAAGACCAATCCGAACTGGTTGAAGAAACCGTTACGTCCGTTTCCAGATTGACATTGGATGTAAATCAGATTGCAGCAAGCAACACGAATATGCTTGAAGCAATGCGCACCGTTATTGCACATGTTAGTACGGGATCGTCCACAGTTGAGGAGCTTTCAGGACAAATGACACACACAGACACTATTATCCAAGAAGCTGCGGTCATTATTCAGTCAATGGCTAAGCAATCCAACGAGATCCAGCAAGTGACGTCACTCATTACTGCTATTTCCGAGCAGACGAATCTTTTAGCACTGAATGCTGCAATTGAAGCAGCACGAGCAGGAGAGCATGGGAAAGGCTTTGCTGTTGTCGCTGAAGAAGTCCGCAACTTGGCAGAGCAATCAAAATCGTCAGCAGCAGAGATTGGACATATGATTCATTCCATCCAGGAGGCTACAAAGCTTGCTGTACAAGCGATTGATTCCGGAAGTGTTAGCATGAAGGACGGCTTGACCGCGACTGCAGAATCCAAACAGACATTCATCGAAATCGAGCACTCTGTACAAGCAGTAAACGATAACGTAGTGACTGTGACAGAGGCGATAGAACAAATTCGCACCATGACAGAAACGATTTCCCAGTCGGCTGTCCAAGTGCGCAAGCTTGCAGAATCTACCGCTTTCACAGCACAAGAGACAAGTGCTGCAACGGAAGAACAGCTTGCGGTCAATGAAGAAATTTCAACAAGCTCACAAACACTTGCGGGACTTGCTGAGAACTTGCAGAAGGAAGTCAACCGTTTTACGTTTTAA
- a CDS encoding polysaccharide deacetylase family protein: protein MKKTNRKFRSNVWIDITFSITIILLTLSTILLLFSSEKRQEATEVPQKEKVNSNPPVLIEEIDSNYPGVKIVTKTSNDLNAPFAIQYPQSLHNSFNEEIVEYITKAQTNYIDLINKERKLDENVIGELNISFETISHHSGNYSFVFVTTSNVGENTLGSMEIRSFHLAPESGESFTLVDLLDHDSNKLDKVASLVRNAIEHDDSLTEHLLQDEIDTHTASLWKNYSNYAISDEALIFYFDENTIAEKILGPTIIRLPIEDVGGLLSDKFKPEIEKDQSLIADKPSTEETVDDQQSTDDGSKNVDEPVSKGDSTTETPPVAGKVVALTFDDGPDPKVTRQILDVLKKHDAKATFFMLGSRVEYYPEVAKEVQAAGHELGNHTWNHADLTKLSADRISKEINNTSSIIENVTGEKPQSFRPPYGAVNKNVRNQTSMPVVLWDVDTLDWKFRDANKLLEIIQQNTKDGSTILMHDIHQSTADGLDSVLTYLEKEGYSFVTVAELNNR from the coding sequence ATGAAAAAAACAAACCGTAAGTTTCGTTCCAATGTCTGGATTGATATCACATTCTCCATCACTATTATCTTATTGACACTATCTACTATTCTTCTGTTATTTTCATCGGAAAAGAGACAAGAAGCGACAGAAGTGCCGCAAAAAGAGAAAGTCAACTCAAATCCACCCGTTCTCATTGAAGAAATCGATTCCAATTATCCTGGTGTCAAAATCGTGACAAAGACTTCAAATGACCTTAATGCTCCTTTTGCCATTCAGTACCCGCAAAGCTTACATAACTCTTTCAATGAAGAAATTGTGGAATATATTACAAAGGCACAGACAAATTATATCGATCTCATCAACAAGGAAAGAAAGCTCGACGAAAATGTCATTGGAGAATTGAACATTTCTTTTGAAACGATCAGCCATCATTCAGGAAACTATTCGTTTGTATTTGTAACGACTAGTAATGTCGGGGAGAATACTCTAGGCTCAATGGAAATCCGTTCTTTCCATTTGGCACCTGAAAGTGGAGAGAGTTTCACACTAGTGGATCTACTCGACCATGACTCGAACAAATTGGATAAGGTGGCGTCATTAGTCCGTAATGCCATTGAGCACGATGATTCACTGACGGAGCATCTATTGCAAGATGAAATTGATACGCACACTGCCTCACTCTGGAAAAACTATAGTAATTATGCAATTTCAGATGAGGCTCTTATTTTCTATTTTGATGAAAATACTATTGCCGAGAAGATCCTTGGACCCACAATTATCCGGTTGCCAATCGAGGATGTTGGAGGTCTGTTATCCGATAAGTTTAAACCTGAAATTGAGAAGGATCAGAGTTTAATAGCTGACAAACCTTCCACTGAAGAAACGGTAGACGATCAGCAAAGTACAGATGATGGTAGCAAGAATGTTGATGAACCTGTTTCTAAAGGAGATTCAACTACCGAAACACCGCCAGTTGCAGGAAAAGTCGTTGCACTCACTTTCGATGATGGACCTGATCCAAAAGTGACAAGACAAATACTTGATGTCTTGAAGAAACATGATGCGAAAGCGACTTTCTTCATGTTGGGCAGCAGGGTCGAATACTATCCAGAGGTCGCGAAAGAAGTACAGGCGGCTGGACATGAGTTAGGAAACCACACTTGGAATCACGCAGACCTTACTAAATTGAGCGCAGATCGCATTAGCAAAGAAATCAACAACACATCGTCAATTATTGAAAATGTGACCGGTGAAAAACCGCAGTCATTCAGACCTCCGTACGGAGCGGTCAATAAAAATGTTCGTAATCAGACTTCGATGCCTGTCGTATTATGGGATGTCGACACATTGGATTGGAAATTCAGAGATGCTAACAAACTACTAGAAATTATCCAGCAAAACACGAAAGATGGCAGCACAATTTTAATGCATGACATTCATCAATCGACAGCAGATGGGCTTGATAGCGTGCTCACTTATTTAGAAAAAGAAGGATATTCATTTGTGACGGTTGCCGAATTGAACAACCGATGA
- a CDS encoding putative bifunctional diguanylate cyclase/phosphodiesterase — MHYQPKVKLQSGSIDGVEALLRWQHPVFGSVSPVEFIPIAEEKGFIHKFGDWVVKEACLQWVHWNVKHKIRPVVAVNISPIQLTKDDFYSSLVKILEETNMDPQYLELEITESSSFRFEEKTNKVLNQIRNLGIQISLDDFGTGYSSFSVLKQLPINTLKIDRSFLQNVLGDVEQEAIVRSIIQLGHNLKFQVLMEGVEQYEEVEWLKKENCNYVQGFFYSKPLPPTEVLPLLKQSRIEFVQ, encoded by the coding sequence TTGCATTATCAGCCAAAAGTAAAATTACAATCAGGTAGTATTGATGGAGTGGAAGCTCTGTTACGATGGCAGCACCCCGTTTTCGGTTCTGTCTCACCTGTTGAATTCATCCCAATAGCGGAAGAGAAAGGTTTTATCCATAAGTTTGGCGATTGGGTAGTAAAAGAAGCATGTTTGCAATGGGTCCACTGGAATGTGAAGCACAAAATCCGCCCCGTTGTCGCAGTGAATATCTCACCGATTCAATTGACAAAGGATGACTTTTATTCATCGTTAGTGAAGATTTTAGAAGAAACCAATATGGACCCACAGTATTTAGAATTAGAAATAACAGAGTCCTCCTCTTTCAGATTTGAAGAAAAAACGAATAAGGTTTTAAATCAAATTAGAAACCTTGGCATTCAAATTTCACTGGACGACTTTGGAACAGGTTATTCGTCTTTCAGTGTTTTAAAACAACTTCCGATTAACACACTAAAAATTGATCGTTCTTTTTTACAAAACGTCCTTGGAGATGTCGAACAAGAAGCGATTGTACGCTCAATCATTCAACTTGGACATAATTTGAAGTTCCAGGTACTGATGGAAGGCGTCGAACAATACGAAGAAGTCGAATGGTTAAAAAAGGAAAACTGTAATTATGTACAAGGTTTCTTCTATTCTAAACCACTACCTCCTACTGAGGTACTGCCTCTTCTCAAACAGTCTAGAATTGAATTTGTACAATGA
- a CDS encoding DUF1648 domain-containing protein, translated as MVFILFLVIISFLTIMQAAIPFLLKKSVVFGVTIPEENASDPVLANYKKTYSAIIFLSGLIGLIYFMTFSSSDYLDEETVVFRALLIQFLLLLISMVLYLIFHVKTTNRKRDNNWGSDLKKVRIADLSTRSADEMLPSLFFVLPIFITIGLIAYTGTQYSIMPDLIPTHWGPNGTPDAFSEKNPFSVVALLLILLTMQLMMLSINIFTKKSGIKLNVAKRNSSRIQQLTFRKYTSWLLFFLTILLTILFGFFQLTTIHSTLVGPILMMTVPLGSFVIILLITALYAFKVGQGGARVNVEVIDQQAPGITDTDEDTYWKAGVFYVNRKDPSIFVEKRFGVGWTLNFGNPIGYLVIFIPLIIILVISLLL; from the coding sequence ATGGTTTTCATCTTATTTCTCGTTATCATTTCTTTTTTAACGATCATGCAGGCAGCAATACCCTTTTTACTCAAAAAGTCAGTTGTCTTTGGCGTAACAATCCCGGAAGAAAATGCATCTGATCCTGTTCTCGCAAATTATAAAAAAACATATTCCGCCATTATCTTCCTTTCTGGACTGATAGGTTTGATATACTTTATGACTTTCAGTTCATCCGACTATCTGGATGAAGAAACTGTGGTATTCAGAGCATTACTTATTCAATTTTTGTTATTACTCATAAGTATGGTCCTTTATCTCATTTTTCATGTTAAAACAACTAATAGAAAAAGAGATAATAATTGGGGTTCGGATTTAAAAAAAGTTCGCATCGCTGATCTGTCGACCCGATCAGCCGATGAAATGTTACCTTCCCTTTTCTTTGTATTACCAATCTTTATTACGATTGGCTTAATCGCTTATACGGGTACACAATATTCCATAATGCCTGATTTAATTCCTACACACTGGGGTCCAAATGGTACACCAGATGCTTTTAGTGAGAAGAATCCTTTTTCAGTTGTTGCACTTTTATTAATTCTTCTAACCATGCAACTCATGATGTTGAGCATCAATATATTCACGAAAAAGTCAGGCATAAAATTGAATGTCGCAAAAAGAAATTCATCACGGATTCAACAATTAACTTTTAGAAAGTATACAAGCTGGCTTTTGTTTTTCCTTACGATTCTACTTACTATTCTTTTCGGTTTTTTCCAATTGACAACAATTCATAGCACTCTTGTGGGTCCTATCCTTATGATGACTGTACCTTTAGGATCTTTTGTCATCATTTTATTGATAACCGCATTATATGCTTTTAAAGTCGGGCAGGGCGGAGCGCGGGTCAATGTTGAAGTTATCGATCAACAAGCGCCTGGCATAACGGATACGGATGAAGATACTTATTGGAAGGCTGGCGTGTTTTATGTAAACCGCAAGGATCCTTCTATATTCGTTGAAAAAAGATTTGGAGTTGGTTGGACATTGAACTTCGGAAATCCGATTGGCTATCTTGTGATTTTCATTCCATTAATTATCATTTTGGTTATTTCGTTACTGTTATAA
- a CDS encoding GntR family transcriptional regulator: MFIEIETTSDIPIYTQLVNQLIGLIAAGILKPNEPLPSVRSLAADLGVNMHTVNKAYHELERKNILKIIPKSGAVVNDLKIPTEQQISTITQLLKPIIAESIVYGMQEEEIVSLASLLFSEYKEG, translated from the coding sequence ATGTTTATTGAAATTGAAACGACTTCTGACATTCCTATATACACACAATTAGTCAACCAACTAATCGGATTGATAGCGGCTGGCATATTAAAGCCTAATGAGCCTTTACCTTCCGTCCGCTCATTAGCTGCCGATCTCGGTGTCAACATGCATACCGTGAACAAAGCGTATCATGAGCTTGAACGCAAAAACATCTTAAAAATCATTCCGAAGTCTGGCGCTGTCGTCAACGATTTAAAAATACCAACCGAACAACAAATTTCCACTATAACACAACTATTGAAACCAATTATTGCCGAATCCATCGTTTATGGTATGCAAGAAGAAGAAATAGTATCGCTAGCTTCATTACTGTTTTCAGAATATAAGGAGGGCTAA
- a CDS encoding M3 family oligoendopeptidase yields the protein MLTFEEYEYKRPDIRKMKEDFHKLLDHFRNASSFNEQNEIIEKVNQIGSDYSTQSNLVYIRSSIDTNDAFYSKERDYFDEIDPEFQGLGTAFYRELVATPFRKDLEEKWGTQLFALADNAIKSYSDEVLPLLQQENKLSSEYSKLVASAQIEFDGKTLTLAQMGPYAESTDRNMRKAAMEASYSFYAKNEETFDRIYDDLVKVRHEIAKKLGFTNFVELGYVRMNRIGYDAAMVKNFRNQVRDHIVPIATKLYERQAKRIHIDELKFYDQSLDFLSGNATPKGSADWILENGKKMYSELSPETDVFFKYMTDKHLLDLEAKKGKESGGYCTFIDDYDSPFIFSNFNGTSGDIDVLTHEAGHAFQVYSSRNIGIPEYVWPTNEGAEIHSMSMEFFTWPWMELFFEDETEKYKFAHLSSGLLFLPYGVAVDEFQHTIYENPDMTPAERKQAWKEIEKIYMPMRDYDGISFLEAGGVWQRQSHIYQAPFYYIDYTLAQICAFQFWKRSFENREEAWNDYLHLCKLGGSKPFTELVAEANLISPFEDGCVESVVGSIESWLDDVDDQNL from the coding sequence ATGCTAACATTCGAAGAATACGAGTACAAAAGACCTGATATCAGGAAAATGAAAGAGGATTTCCATAAGTTACTAGATCATTTCCGAAATGCATCCTCATTTAATGAACAAAATGAAATCATTGAAAAGGTCAACCAAATTGGTTCCGACTATTCGACTCAATCTAATCTAGTCTACATCCGTTCTTCAATTGACACGAACGATGCGTTCTATTCCAAAGAACGAGATTACTTCGATGAAATCGATCCGGAATTCCAAGGGTTAGGTACAGCTTTCTATAGAGAACTCGTAGCTACGCCATTCAGGAAAGATCTTGAAGAAAAATGGGGTACCCAATTGTTTGCTCTTGCCGATAATGCCATTAAGTCTTACTCGGATGAAGTGCTTCCACTTCTCCAACAAGAGAACAAACTATCATCGGAGTATTCCAAACTCGTCGCGTCTGCACAGATTGAATTTGATGGAAAGACATTGACCCTCGCGCAAATGGGCCCATATGCGGAATCGACAGACAGGAATATGAGAAAAGCCGCGATGGAGGCAAGTTATTCATTTTACGCTAAAAACGAAGAGACATTCGACCGTATATACGATGACCTTGTAAAAGTGCGACATGAGATTGCGAAAAAATTGGGCTTTACTAATTTTGTCGAGCTCGGATATGTACGGATGAACCGAATTGGTTATGATGCAGCAATGGTGAAGAATTTCAGAAATCAAGTCCGTGATCATATCGTTCCGATTGCGACCAAGTTATATGAGCGGCAAGCAAAACGTATTCACATTGACGAGCTAAAGTTTTATGATCAATCGTTGGACTTCCTGAGCGGAAATGCTACACCGAAAGGTTCAGCAGATTGGATTCTTGAAAACGGTAAGAAAATGTATTCGGAGTTGTCTCCTGAAACGGATGTCTTCTTCAAATATATGACCGATAAACATCTTCTTGATCTAGAAGCGAAAAAAGGAAAGGAATCTGGCGGTTATTGTACATTCATCGATGATTACGATTCGCCTTTCATCTTCTCCAATTTCAATGGCACTTCGGGGGATATTGACGTCCTTACACATGAAGCAGGGCACGCATTCCAGGTCTATTCAAGCCGAAATATCGGAATTCCCGAATACGTCTGGCCGACAAATGAAGGCGCTGAAATCCACTCGATGAGTATGGAGTTTTTCACATGGCCATGGATGGAATTATTTTTCGAAGACGAGACAGAGAAGTACAAGTTTGCGCACTTGAGTAGCGGTTTGCTCTTCTTGCCATATGGTGTTGCGGTTGATGAATTCCAACATACGATTTATGAAAACCCGGACATGACTCCTGCTGAGCGTAAACAGGCTTGGAAAGAAATCGAAAAGATTTATATGCCGATGAGAGATTATGACGGTATCTCTTTCCTTGAAGCAGGTGGAGTGTGGCAACGACAATCACATATTTATCAAGCGCCTTTCTACTATATCGATTACACATTAGCTCAGATTTGCGCATTCCAATTTTGGAAGAGATCTTTTGAAAATCGTGAAGAGGCTTGGAATGATTATTTACATTTATGTAAGTTAGGTGGCTCGAAGCCGTTTACAGAGCTGGTTGCTGAAGCGAATCTCATTTCTCCTTTTGAGGACGGTTGCGTGGAATCTGTAGTCGGATCCATTGAATCATGGCTTGATGATGTAGATGATCAAAATCTATAA
- a CDS encoding NAD(P)/FAD-dependent oxidoreductase, translating to MNNEIVDITIIGGGPTGLFASFYAGMREMSVKIIDSLPQLGGQLIELYPDKYIYDVGGFPKILAKDLVANLVTQAHYAKPEILLGETAMSVTRDGDHFILTTDKGTHLTRTILLTAGIGAFQPRKIGLPEETHFEGKTLHYGIKDLNLFKDKNVLVCGGGDSAVDWAMMLEDIAANVSLVHRRERFTAHETSVNQLLSSKVNVYTSRGVKTILGEDGTVSEVIITQKDGTEETIAVDHLIVNYGNISSLGAIKEWGLEMDRNSILVNSRMETNIEGIYAAGDVTNYDGKVKLIAVGLGEAPIAVNHAKAHIDPKARLQPLHSTSVFN from the coding sequence ATGAATAATGAAATCGTCGATATTACGATTATTGGTGGGGGACCCACAGGCTTGTTTGCTTCCTTCTATGCAGGTATGCGTGAAATGTCCGTAAAAATAATCGACAGCCTTCCGCAACTTGGCGGCCAGCTGATCGAATTGTATCCTGATAAATATATATATGATGTTGGAGGATTTCCGAAAATTCTTGCTAAGGATCTCGTCGCTAATCTTGTCACGCAGGCACATTACGCAAAACCCGAAATTCTGCTAGGTGAAACAGCGATGTCCGTTACACGTGACGGTGATCATTTCATCTTGACGACTGATAAAGGTACGCATTTAACCCGTACAATCTTGTTGACTGCTGGTATCGGTGCTTTCCAACCGCGTAAGATCGGTTTACCTGAAGAGACCCATTTTGAAGGGAAGACCTTACATTACGGCATCAAGGATCTCAATTTATTTAAAGATAAAAATGTTTTAGTATGTGGCGGAGGGGATTCTGCTGTGGACTGGGCGATGATGCTCGAAGACATAGCGGCGAATGTCTCACTAGTTCACAGACGGGAACGTTTTACGGCCCATGAAACGAGTGTCAATCAGTTACTGTCATCGAAAGTGAACGTCTATACTTCCCGAGGAGTCAAGACCATTCTTGGAGAAGATGGCACTGTAAGTGAAGTTATTATTACTCAGAAAGATGGTACGGAAGAAACGATAGCAGTCGATCATCTTATCGTGAATTATGGCAATATCTCTTCTCTTGGTGCTATCAAAGAATGGGGACTTGAAATGGATCGCAATTCCATTCTCGTTAATTCGCGAATGGAAACAAATATTGAAGGGATATATGCAGCAGGTGACGTCACGAATTATGACGGCAAGGTTAAACTGATTGCTGTAGGTTTAGGCGAGGCGCCAATCGCTGTAAACCATGCAAAAGCGCATATTGACCCGAAAGCAAGACTTCAACCATTGCACAGTACAAGCGTATTCAACTAA